A genomic stretch from Psychrilyobacter piezotolerans includes:
- a CDS encoding TolC family protein, translated as MKAKKIILISWLLLITGCSSYVRETHEDLMQTKNDIQLQGNFTSSEDQNLVFVHEKWWSNYNDPDLNKLMEIALNSNADLKVAEFNIQAASAAIDAAEHSAFQMGLYAGASVHGTSKPYTKSKAVSKSISIPGGPTLTSTLLPEDALAGETAYAAGAGISANYNFDFYDKYENLTKEQRYLAESAKFHSKLVELNITTNIAKLYGYYIYLQGEKINLHKKLAILTSIQDKVRARVEFGGGEEEDLLIIQNKILTLKRYINLNDFQKESTAEIIYSLSSYKNRDRVEKILKNAEVSRLMEQEFIIPNKISSDVIVNRPDVQYYLMMIKSQKAKLKSLKSDFYPQVSIGGDVGYRGVGLDNSFKDFSSLMWSFGPKVYLPVFNLSGIKANYKIAGIQVNVFIADYNKTINNSIQDINTKLSSAKISKINYINLDHIEKNEGKIYKNSNFKFKIGSISEYENLKDHYIYLDSSLYKTQQAYKLYSDQIDLINSLGGVYKSREQ; from the coding sequence ATGAAAGCAAAAAAAATAATATTAATTTCATGGCTGCTCCTGATAACCGGATGCTCCAGCTATGTTCGAGAGACCCATGAAGACCTCATGCAGACAAAAAACGATATTCAATTACAGGGTAATTTTACCTCAAGTGAAGATCAGAACTTAGTTTTTGTCCATGAAAAATGGTGGTCAAACTATAATGACCCGGATCTGAATAAACTCATGGAGATTGCATTAAATTCAAATGCAGATCTAAAAGTGGCTGAATTTAACATCCAGGCTGCCAGTGCAGCTATTGATGCAGCTGAACACAGTGCTTTTCAAATGGGACTCTATGCAGGTGCAAGTGTTCACGGCACCAGTAAACCATATACAAAATCAAAAGCTGTCTCAAAATCAATATCTATACCAGGAGGACCTACTCTTACTTCTACATTGTTACCTGAGGATGCCCTGGCAGGGGAAACTGCTTATGCAGCCGGGGCAGGGATTAGTGCTAACTATAATTTTGATTTCTATGATAAATATGAAAACTTAACAAAGGAGCAGAGGTATCTGGCTGAAAGTGCTAAATTTCATTCAAAACTAGTTGAGCTGAATATCACTACAAATATTGCTAAACTTTACGGATACTACATCTATCTCCAAGGGGAAAAAATAAATCTCCATAAAAAGCTGGCTATATTAACATCCATCCAAGATAAGGTAAGGGCAAGGGTTGAATTTGGCGGAGGAGAAGAGGAAGACCTGCTAATTATCCAAAATAAGATCCTTACTTTAAAAAGATATATAAATTTAAATGATTTTCAGAAAGAATCTACTGCAGAAATTATATATTCATTGTCATCTTATAAAAACAGAGACAGGGTAGAAAAAATATTAAAAAATGCTGAAGTTTCCCGCCTTATGGAACAGGAGTTTATCATTCCAAATAAGATATCCTCCGATGTTATTGTAAATCGTCCCGATGTACAATATTATCTGATGATGATCAAATCCCAAAAAGCCAAGTTAAAGTCACTAAAATCAGATTTTTACCCACAAGTTTCAATTGGTGGAGATGTGGGATATAGAGGGGTAGGGCTGGACAATAGTTTTAAAGATTTTTCATCTTTAATGTGGTCATTTGGACCCAAAGTTTACCTCCCGGTCTTTAATCTATCCGGTATCAAAGCTAATTATAAGATTGCCGGCATTCAGGTGAATGTATTTATTGCAGATTACAATAAAACCATTAATAATTCCATCCAGGATATCAACACAAAGTTAAGCAGTGCCAAGATATCAAAGATTAACTATATAAACTTAGATCATATTGAAAAAAATGAGGGAAAAATCTATAAAAATTCAAATTTTAAATTTAAAATCGGATCTATTTCTGAATATGAAAATTTAAAGGATCACTATATCTATCTGGATTCTTCCCTCTATAAAACCCAGCAAGCCTATAAACTTTACTCCGATCAAATCGACCTGATCAACAGCTTGGGAGGAGTGTATAAGAGCAGGGAACAATGA